The genome window ATATTTTCTTGCCTTGCCAACTATCGCCACGTAAGCAGGAACCTGCAGTCCGGATAAAAAAATAGCGGCTTCGGGCTGGTACTGCCCTGCATATACCGTGAACACGCCTGTGGGGTCGGCTACGCGCGCCCGCCACAAGTTATTCTCCTTGCCGATGTTCTCGACTTCCGTGACCACACCCACAATAAAAAGACGGTTGCACTTTACCCCGGTGGGTGTAATGATATAATTCGGCGCCCTCTCATCCCCTTCACTGATATAGAGATTTGACCTGTTAAACTCATGTGCGAAGATGCGCCATGCAACTTCCCTGTCCATCATCTTTTCCCTCTTTTCCATGTCACCCCGCCCTGCCCAGAAGCATGGCTGCTTTTTCTTTGTTCATATCAAGGGGCTCCCACACATCACTTGCTACAAGCGTGCTCCCGAATTCGCCTTTTGAGGTATTACCCCTTGCTGCGAGCATTTTCCCGACAAGTTTCTTTTTGATTTCGTCTTCCACAGCTTTCTGGGACATCGCCGCCTTTGCAATGTTCTGCGCATCTTCTATGGTATATCCGCATATCTTTTGTGTAAGGGGTGCGTCAAGAACAAGTGTCAATGCTCCTGTTCCGTCATCGATTATGGCTTTAATCCGCATATCCATTTTTTCATCCACTTTGCCATGAACCCTGCAGATGCCTTTTTGAATAACCCTCGAACACTCAGGGCAGCGGGCTACCAATCCAGAACCCGGTCTGATGGAGAGGATGTTGCCTTCGATAATAATGTCATAGGCCCCGTCTTTGCCTGCAATATCTCCTATGCTGACCTTGCCGATTACTTTGTATTCGATTTTCTTATCAAGCTTTATTACCTGGCTGGTTTCATTTATATTCAGGGTAGGAACGCCCCGGAATGACCGCACGTAGGCGTTTTTTACCTCAACTGCACTTCCAGCCGCAAGTTCAGGCAATACTATCCACGCAGTAAATGGAAGTTTGGTATCATCATCTGCAGCAATACCGCTTAGAATTTTTTTAGTGCCGTCCTTTGTATTGATTTCGCGCGATTCGATGTTCAAGATAGTGAACTCGGTATGGACATTTATATCTCCATCCTTTAATTCTCCAAGTTTTCTTACCTCGCTTTCCTGGACTATCTGGATTTTTGAGGTAAGCTTTGTGACTTTTGACCTGTTCCCGAAATTTATCTCAGGTCGCTCCTGCCAGTTTCTCACATAAGCCTGCGCGATCTTTATTACATCGCCCACATTCAGGTCGAAATCATGCCATGCAGTAAAACTTCTCGCAGCTGTCTCGTCGCTTATAGTTCCGGAAAAAACCGTCTTTTCATTATTTTTTACATTTACGGTTTTTTTGCTAATTTCCAGTATCTGCCCGGTAATCTCGATATTGCGGTCTCCGATTTGTATATCCTTTAGTTTCTTCTCTTTACTCTTTTCCGACCCGCCGTATTTCTTAATCAGGCTTCTCTTCGCTTCGCTCAGCGGTACCCGGTATTCAAGCAGCTTTTTTAAATCCGCTATAATATTACTTTCGTCTATTTCATTATCAAGCGCCCTTTTTATTTCTTCGATATGGGGCGCAAATTCAGTCTCCATGAAGCCTCCTTCTTTGATGAACCCAAAAACATTCATTCTTTTTTAGACGGGTTCATCAAACTGACCGATGGAATAAGACTATAAAGGTAGTAAAAGATAAAAAACCATCGGATTATTTACTCAGATCCACAACCTCGTAGTTCAAGCCTTCGGATTCAAGCCTGTTGAGCAGGGACGGTATTTCCTCATCCACAGAAACCACAAGCGAGGAGAGACCGTGAAAAGCCGCCTCCACAACTGATTCTTTTGCCCCGAAGAGAATGTTGGGCGCAATATTTATTTTACGAAGGGAGATCAGAGCTTCGACCCCGAGCGCTGCGATATACGGCTTCCCCTTCGAAAGTTTTTTCAGAATATCGTAATCCACGTTTCGAGAGCCCCCTCTTTCAACTCTCGGTATTTTGCAGATGGTTATATTAACCTCGGGCAGGCTTATCATCCCTTTCAAATCAGTCACTCCCACCTCTTCTCCCTCCATGGCATCTGACATGGTAATGCCCGCCACATCACCTTCTCCTCTGCCTGCATATAGCAAGCCATTCTCCATCCAGAGCGAGACCTTCTGCCCTTTATCAAGTCCTTCCGTAGCTATAGCTGTCGCAACGGATATATGGCTCACTACATCTTCCATCACAAACCGCGCGTATTTTTTCAATTCCTGCGCCCTTTCAAGCACCCACTCCACACCCTTCTTGGTAACACGATATCTCACGCGTCCATCCGAGTACAGGAAACCATCAGAAACAAGTTCCTTGATATATTCCGACACAGCCTGAGGTGTTATGCCGATCTTATATGCAATCTCTTTCTGCATAACATCGGGCTGGTGTGCGGCTATTTCAACAAGTATCTGGAATTTGGTGATTTCTTTTTTACTCCGAAGTATCATAAAGGGTTAAGCCCCTTTATGACGTCCCGAGTCACGCCTCGGGAGGGCGTGTGCGCGGTGTAAACTGACGCAACAGTTTTTGATAAAACTTTCTTAAAGTTTTTCATTCGGTTTCTCCGAGCATTTCAATCCTCTGCCCTTTTACTGCCAGGATTGATGATCGCCTTGCGACCGCGCGGATGAACATAATGCTTTTATCTACTACCCTCTGGAGCCCGTTCATCGACTGGTTGCCGCTCTTAACTTCTTTCTCGATTAAATCAAGATAGCTTCGCAATTCTTTGTCGTTCTTGAAAGTGACCATTATCAGGTCGCTTAAATCTTCAACAGAGCACTGGAAATTTACCTGTACCTTGGAATAGGATGAGTGATACTCCTTTTCTGGCATTTTCCCTGGCTGCGGCATTCTCCATTTACTCTCCACAAATCCGCTCTTTTTCAGAACGTCGAGGCTCTCATGTGGTTCAAACCCCACCTCTTTATCTATCTCTTCTTCAGTCTTCCAGCCATTTTGCAGGCACTCGAAAACTTTCTTGTGCGTATCCGAACCAAAGGCACGCAGAAGCGGAACAATGTCTGAAGGTTCATTAATAATACGAGTTCTCTTGCCCATGATAACATCTCTAAATACTAGCTATATTCTCTCAATACGAGTCTATATTATGTGTTCAAAATGGATAAACGTTTTGAAGAAGGGATATGTTACTCACTTTTTGAGCTTCCAGTAATATAAAATAATCATAATTACTGCTGCAACAACAATAATATCAAGCCCATTAAAAAACCCGATTATATTTTCCCAGGAAGGTCCGAGAGAGAAACCAACATATGCTAAAGCAAAGCACCAGGGTAAAGAGCCAATGAAACTGAAGGTCACAAGCTTTTTTAAATCATACTTTCCTATGCCTGCTGGCAGGGATATAAAAGTGCGAACTACAGGGAGCAGCCTGGAAAAGAGAACTGCCCTGTCCCCGTATTTCCTGAACCAGGTTTCTGCAAGCTCTATGTGGCTGCTTTCAATGAACAGATACCTGCCGTATTTTTCTATGAAAGGCCTCCCCCCTTTCAGACCTACATAATATGAGATCAGCGAGCCTGCGGTGCAGCCAACTGCGCCCACAATGCTTATCAAAAACAGATCGAATTTCTTCAGGTATGCCAGATAGCCTGCAAACGGCATCACAACCTCTGAAGGCACGGGAAGCGCGGCGCTTTCCAAAGTCATTAAAATAAAAACCCCGATATATCCGATGGAAGAGATAAACTGCGTAATGAAACCGGACAATAGCTCTGCAATCATAACCACAGAATAGAAATGGACATTATTTAAAGGTTGTCAGCGCTTATTTCCGCACAGCATGAAGTGTGCAATCAAAGCCTCAAGCTGGATGCGCTCATTTGCCCCTTCAGCCATCCTGAAATCGATTTCTCCGATGCGGTCAATCATGTCCACTTTCAGCCTGTCCGGAATGGTCATGTCAAACATAACCCGGTATATCTGCCCTATAATATCCTCGCCAGAAAGTCCCTGCTCGATCAACAGATAATCCAATTTCGCCCTGGCTTTCATGAAATTGCCCTCAAGACCGAGTTTTACAAGTTCCACAACTTCTTCTGGCTTTGCAGTAGCTGTTGTCTTATAAATAGCATCCATGTTGACGGTCTTATCAAGCATCGCAGCCGCCTGAAGGGCATTGATGGCGCGCCTCATGTCGCCTGCTGCCACGTATTTTATTGCATCCATTCCGTCATCAGTCAAGTTCACGCCTTCTGCCCTGGCGATATGCCTTATTCTCTCCTCCACTGCCGTGCTCCCGATGGGTTTGAACCTGTATACTGCGCATCTTGACTGGATGGGTTCGATTATTTTTGAGGAATAATTGCAGGAGAGTAGAAACCGGCATGTTGCTGTGTATTTTTCCATCGTTCTTCGAAGCGCTGACTGCGCATCAGAAGTAAGGGCATCTGCTTCGTCAAGGAATATTATCTTGAACTCAGCTTCGCCCAGGGGTGCAGTCCTGGCAAAGTTCTTAATCTTGTTCCTCACCACATCGATACCGCGCTCATCGCTGGCATTCAACTCGGTGAAATTATTAGTCCACGCTTCGCCGAAAAGCTCTCGTGCTATGCATATTGCTGAGGCTGTTTTCCCAACGCCTGGAGGACCTGAGAAGAGAAGGTGCGGCAGGTTTCTTGAATGCACATAGGATTTAAGGCGCTTTATAACTTCAGCCTGCCCAACTACATCGTCCAGTTTTTTTGGGCGGTATTTCTCGATCCAGATTTCTTCTTTGAGCATGTAAGCTTTAATAAGAGGCAAACTATTATTTAACTTTCTTCCCTGATACGTCAGCGGTGAAAAATAATTAATCTCGGGATTAACTAGTATGAACCATTCTTTAAAAATAGGATTTATCTTTGGTTTAACCTCTGGAATAATCACGACACTCGGTCTAATCGTAGGTTTGGATGCCGGGACACATTCAAGACTCGCTGTTATTGGCGGTGTATTGACAATAGCAATAGCCGATGCATTCTCGGACGCGCTTGGTATTCATATCTCAGAGGAAGCGGAGAGTAAACACATTCAAAAAGAGATATGGGAATCAACGCTCTCCACTTTTCTGGCTAAGTTCTTTTTTGCATCCACATTTCTCGTTCCCCTTTTGCTTTTTGAACTTTCAACCGCAATTATTGTAAGTGTTGCCTGGGGATTGTCCCTGCTGGGTATTTTAAGTTTTGAAATTGCCAGGGAGCAAAAAGTAAAACCCTGGAAGGTTATCACGGAACATCTGGTTATTGCGGCTGTGGTAATTGTTTGTACTCACTATGTTGGCGATTGGATATCAAAAACCTTTATGCTATAGTTATTCCTGTCATTCCCCTGTGAGAAGTATGCCAAAAACCCTCTTGTATCCTAATTCCAGTAAAAAAATCAATTTTTTCATCACCTCGCATCTTTTCCCTTCGCTCTCGGTTACTGGTAATTCCTGCGCTCTCATGTGCAGGCACTGTGAAGGAAAATTGCTGGAATCTCTTTTTCCAGCAACAACCTGTGATGAGCTTGAAAAAAAAGCCTTTGCGCTGCACAAACAGGGAGCTAAGGGCTTATTAATTACGGGGGGCTGCGATATGCGAGGGCGTGTGCCCATAAACAGCTTAATCCCTGCAATAAAAAAAATTAAGCAAAAAACAGAGCTAATCCTCATCGCACACACAGGTTTTATTTCCCCTGAAGAAGCGACAGCTTTAAAAAATTCAGGGCTTGACGGCATCGGTTTTGACGTAATTGGGGATATGAGCACAGCCAGGGATGTTTATGGTCTTGATATTTCTGAAAAAGACTATACAGACAGCCTTTGCGCCATAGAAGATGCAGGAATAATGATATTCCCCCATGTCTGTGTTGGATTGCATTTCGGCGAATTGAGGGGTGAATTCCACGCCCTTGAACTGATAAAAACAATAACTCCATCCACGGTAATAATAACAGGACTGATGCCTGTTGCAGGCACGCCGATGGCGCATGTCAAGCCAATACCTTCCGATTTTGAAAAGGTGATAGCGAAGGCGGTAGATATGTTCCCGCATACCCCCATCGTGCTTGGATGCGCCCATTCAAGCGGAAAAGACAGGGGTGAAATAGAAAGAATGGCGCTCCAGTGCGGCATAAGCGGCATTGCTTCGCCGACAATGCAAACCATCAATTTTGCAAGGAAAAAAGGATTTGAAATCAATTATTACGGCACTTGCTGCGGACTTATTCCGAGTGAAAAGACAAGGATTGAAGTACTGCCTCAAGCCCGGCTCTAATCTCTTGCCGCTTCTTATTTCTTTTTCTTCATCTCATCCAGCAATTCCTTCGCCCTGTCAGCCCTGACTTTCCTTTCCCTGACCATTATTTCTGCTATCTTATCCACCATTTCACCCGTGGCGCCTGCCTGAATCGCAACATTCCTTGAGTGAAGCCCCATATGCCCCCTCTGTATGCCTTCGGTGGCAAGCGCCTTCAATGCTGCGAAATTCTGGGCAAGACCTAACGCTGCAAATACCTCGCCCATTTCCGTAGCAGTCTTGACGCCGAGGATTTTAACGGCAGCGCGTGCAATGGGGTTAGTTTTTGTGGCGCCTCCTACAAGCCCAACTGCCATGGGCATTTCGATTGTCGCCACAAGATCCCCGTTTGCATTTTTCTCATATGCTGACAGGGGACGGTACGTCCCGCTTCGGGCGGCATAGACATGCGCTCCTGCCTCGATTGCCCTTGTATCGTTGCCGGTGGCCAGCACTGCAGCCGTTACTCCGTTCATTATGCCTTTGTTATGCGTGGCAGCTCGATAAGGGTCTCCTGCAGCAAAATGATATGCTGCAAGAATGCCGTCCACAACGTCTGCGCCGCCGATTGCCTCTTTTGTGAATACAACTTTTGCCCTCATGATGCGCTTGTCTGCAAAATTCGAGATTATCCTGAGGTACACCCTTCCGCCAGTCAGCTCTTCGATATAAGGAGCTACGGTTTCAGCCATGGTGTTTACAGCATTGGCTCCCATGGCATCCCTGCAGTCCACTATTAAATGCGTTATCACCATTTTTCCGCCAGGCGTGTCAATAACCCTTACCTCCACATCCTTTGCTCCTCCTCCGAACTTGACAAGCACGGGATCCACTTCGTTTGCCCGCCGGATTATCTCGTCCTTCTTCTCAAGGATGTTCACCCTCGCAAAATTGGGGTCTGCGATTCCAACAGCCTGTATCTGACCTATCATAACCGGACCCGTGCTGCTTGTGGTGAATCCCCCGCCCTCACGCGCCATCTTTGCCGCATTGCCGGCAGCAGCTATCACCGAGGGCTCTTCTATTGCCATGGGAATGAGGTAATCTTTGCCGTTGATTAAGAAATTCACAGCTACGCCCAGAGGAACTTCCATTACGCCGATGACGTTCTCCACCATGCGGTCTGCCGCATCATGGGATAGGGCGCCCGTGGCGCTGATGCATGAAGCTTCTTCCTCCGTGAGACTTGAAAACTCGCTTACCACTTTGAGCCTTTCCTTCGGGCTCAGCTTGTAGAAACCCGAGAGCTTTGATGTTTTTGTCATGATTTTTCCACCTGCGAGAGATTTTAGATGGCAGGAGGATATAAATAGGTTATCGCCAGCCTTGCACCTAAAGTCGTTCAAACACGGTACTTAGGTGCAAAGCCATTATCGCCAAAAGCTTTATCAATAAATCAATACTTTAAGATGACCCTATCATTTCGGTGAACTTTTTATGACTCAAAAGACCAAAGGAAAGAAGAAAAGACTGGCAAAAGCGCACAACCAGAACCAGCGGGTGCCAGCCTGGGTTATTGTAAAAACCAAAAGAAAAGTGATGACCCATCCAAAGCGCAGGCACTGGCGAAGAAGCACACTCAAGGTTTGATTGATATGGCAGACATAGAAAGAATCTATACCATTCCCCTCTCGGATGCAAGGAAAGTGCCGAGATGGAAGAGGGCGGAAAGCGCAGCAAGAAAGGTAAGAGCCTATCTTGCAAAACATTTAAAGACAGATTTAAAAGAAGTAAAACTGGATAAGACGATTAACGAGAAGCTCTGGGAGAGAGGTTCCATGAAACCGCCCTTGAAATTAAGAGTGAGAGCGGTTAAATTCGAGGCTGGCGGCGTGGAAGCCGAACTCGCCCAGGAATAATTTGGGGAATAAGGGAGTGAAGCGCAGGTTAAATATTTCAGGAAGCCCGGTACTTGGCGTATTCGCAGCATGTACCGAGGAGCTCGTTTTTGTACCGCGCGATGCTTCCGACGAAACAGTGAAAGAACTGGAAGAATCCCTTGGCGTAACAGCCCTTCGTTTTTCAGTGAGCGGAAGTTCTATCATAGGCTCGCTGCTGCGGGGAAACAGCAACGGGGTCATGGTGGCGGGTTTTATCCTCGAAAGAGAGCTTCGTGCCATAAGGAAACACACAAAAGCCGCAAGATTGACAGGGGAACTGAACGCTGCAGGAAACCTCATACTTGCCAACGATACTGCTGCGCTTGTGCATCCTGACCTCTCGGATAGATCCATCGGGGTGATTAAAAAGACCCTCGGCGTGGACGTAAGGCGGGGCACCATCGGAGAGTTAAAGACCGTGGGCATGGCGGGTATTGCCACGAACAAAGGGGTACTCGTGCATCCAAAATCCAGTCCAGCCGAGATTGGGGTAATAGAAGATCTCTTCTCCCTGCCTGTGGATATCGGGACTGTCAATTTCGGATCACCACTTGTGGGTTCAGGGCTTCTTGCCAACAGCAAAGGTTATGTTGCAGGCGAGGAAACCACCGGTCCTGAAATCAGCAGGATTGAAGATACGCTGGGTTATCTGTAAAGATTGTTGAATTTTTATCACGAATAATACGCATATAAACATAACCAAAACTTTTATATGGTATTATGATAATGATAGTGATGAGCAGGCGTGTATTTTTAAAATCAATCCCACACCCTATCCAAAGCCTGCTCTTTTAAAATCATAAAATCTTTATGCAATCACCTTTATTGAGTAACGCATGGCTTTAACCTACGCAAAAGCAGGGGTGGATATAGAAAAGGAGAACCGTGCGATAGCGTCGCTTGCAAAACAACTTGTCTATAAACGCAGAGGCTTTGGTGCACCTTTAACAGACGTGGGCCATTATGCCGGTCTTATAGATTTTGGCGAATATGCCCTTGCGCTTACAACCGATGGTGTGGGTTCGAAGGTTCTGATAGCAAACGAGATGAGAAGATGGAACACAGTCGGGATTGACTGCATCGCCATGAACGTGAACGACCTTCTTGCAATGGGCATCGAGCCTCTTGCTTTCGTGGATTATATTGCCATAAGCGAACCGAACGAGGAAATAATGAGGCAGATAGGGGAGGGGCTTTCAAAAGGGGCTGAGATCTCAAGAATGACCATAGTGGGAGGCGAGACCGCCACTCTTCCTGATATCATCAAGGGCTTTGACCTTGCAGGCACGTGCCTCGGGATGGTAAAGAAGGACAGGATTATAACCGGCGAGCACATTGAAATCGGGGATGCCATTATCGGGCTTCCCTCAAACGGGGTGCACAGCAATGGATATTCACTTGTTCGAAAAATTATAAAGGAGTCGGGCTACTCATATCAGGATTTATTCCCTTATAATAAAGATACCACTATCGGGGGTGAGCTGTTAATCCCCACAAGGATATATATGGAAATACTGGACGCTGCCCGCAAGTACGATATTCACGGTCTCGCCCATATAACGGGAAGCGGGCTAATGAAACTCCACCGCATCACCAAATACGGGTTTGATATGGCTGATCCACTCAAGCCGCAGCCTATCTTCCGGTTTCTGAAGGAGGAAGGGGGCGTGGACGAAGTCGAGATGTACAAGACCTTTAATATGGGCATGGGTTTTGTGGTTGTACTATCAAAGAGCCAGGCTCGCGAAGCTTCGAAGATGCTGGGAGGAAAGATAATAGGGGAGATCGTGGAACAGGGGATATTTGTTGACGGGATGGAGATAAAGTAAATGCCAATCCTTAAATAAGAACAAAGCCAACAATTGTTGATAATTATGGCGGATGAATTGTTGGATTTATTAAATAAAGCGATTGCAAGAGAGCTTGGGGTCAGCATACAGTATATGTGGCATCATGTAATGGCAATGGGGATGGAAAGTCCTGAGATAAAGGATGTTTTTAAGGAGATAGCCATAGTAGAGATGAAGCATGCCGAGGATATTGCTGAGCGCCTTTTTTATCTCGGCGGGACTCCAACCACCAAACCCACGCCGATTAAAGTTGGGGGTTCACTGAAAGAGATGATTGAGGCAAACCTCCAGGCAGAGATTGAGGCTGTTGCGATGTATAAGGAAATCATAGACAAAGCTTCAGAAAAAGAGGATACAACCACGCGATTGCTGTTTGAGGAGATTCTAACTGCAGAGGAAGAGCACAAACATACGTTTTCGATCCTGCTGAAATAGTATCCGCTATTTTTTAATCCATTATTATTATTTAACCCCTTTATTTCTTCTGGAGAATTTAAATCATCGTACTTATGATAATGATGGAATATTAAGAAACGATTTCTTCGTCGCTATCCGATTAAATTCTTTGCCCAATTCCGTGGTGTTGAATTTTAAACTTTTTACTCGTACTGTAGTAACGATTTTGTTAATCACCTCGGTTTCCTCTGGAAACTGTTTGTAAAGCCATTCGTTTTCTCACAGAAATCCTTACATCTTTCCAGATTGTGTGAATATCCACCATGTCCAATAAGATACGGTTAATCGTAAATGCCCTGACAGAGAGAGGCAGTGTTCTCGTAGCCTTTTCGGGTGGTGTAGACAGCGCCGTACTTGCGGCGCTTGCATACAGGGCTTTAAAGAATCAGGCAATTGCCGTTACCGCAGATTCGAAGACCCTTGCGCCTGGCGAGCTTGAGTGCGCAAAAGAAGTTGCAAAAGAGATAGGCCTAAGGCATATTGTTATTTCCTACGATGAGCTCAGCGAGCCTGAATTTGCAAAAAACCCTGTGGATAGATGCTATTACTGCAAGAAGGGATTGCTGCGTGAGTTGAAAAAGCTTGCAGCTCTGCATGGCATGAATACCATTATCGAGGGAACTAATATTTCTGATTTGAAAAACCACAGACCAGGTCACAGGGCTGTGATGGAAGAGGAGGTTTATAACCCGTATGTTGAATTTAAAGTCACAAAGGAAGAAATTCGAAAAATGGCGCATGAGCTTGGTCTGTCGGTTGCTGATAAGCCCTCTATGGCATGCCTTTCCTCTCGTTTTCCCTACGGGCAGGCAATAACCTCTGAGGGATTGAAACGTGTGGGTGCTGCGGAGGATTTTCTTCGAAGAGCAGGGTTCAAGGTTGTGCGGGTAAGAGACCATTCCGGCATAGCGCGGATAGAGATAATGCCTGATGAAATGCCGCGATTTCTGGAAATGAGAGAGGCTGTTGTGTCTGAATTCAAAAGGCTCGGATTTTCCTATATTACCCTTGACCTCATAGGTTTCAGGAGCGGGAGCATGGATGAAGTATTATCAAAATTATGAATCTTTCCTCATGCGTGGTAATATTCGCCCGTTGCGCGCTGCTGCACCGGAGAACCGCACGGCTCAAATCCCGGGACACCTATGGCATCTGCCCTGCACTGCCTGCACAGCCTGAACTGCGGCAGGAATTCTTCAGCCAGCGTCCTTGCTATGGTTAGTTCATCGCATTCTGGGGCTCTTGCGTGTTCAAACATGTGAAGCGGTATAAGCGGGATGATGTTCATCAGCATCGCACCGCTTTCTGCTGCCCTCTTTGCTATTTCCTTTACCTGCTCAAAATTGACCTCGGGGATGAGCACGGTGTTCACCTTGACATTCAGTCCTGCCTCGCTTGCCTTCTTCACGCCGAGGAACTGGTTCTCGATCAGCAGCTTTGCTCCTTCAACGCCTTTATAGGTCGTATCATGGTAGCGCACGAAGGAGTAAATTTTTGCGCCAACCTCGGGGTCAACTGCGTTTATCGTTACCGTGACGCTTGTCACTCCAACCTCAACAAGCTGCTCCACTTTCTCAGATAGCAGAAGACCATTAGAAGCCACGCATTTTATGAGTTCGGGATATTTCTCATGGACAAGCCTCAGGGTCTCAAAAGTCTCCTCATTTGCCAGCGACTCCCCTGGTCCTGCGATTCCCACAACGCGCAGGTTTGGCATCTCTTTTATATATTTGTCCACTCTTACGAGCGCCTCCCGCGGATTGAGAATTACGCCTGCTACGCCCGGCCTGTGCTCGCATTTATCCAGTTTCCGTATGCAGTAGTTGCACTGGATATTGCAGCGCGGCGCCACTGGCAGGTGAATTCTCGCAGTAGTAAAGTGCGCTTTCTCATTGTAACATGGGTGCACGCTCGTGAGGTGTGCGAATTTTGACCCGATGTTTCCCCAGCGTTCCTGTTTCATATTTCCTCGTTTTATTCGTGATTGTACGAACAATAAATTGGCGTTAATACTATATAGGCATTTTCCCGATTATTCCCCTACAAATTCTTCGTTAATAAATCTACCGAAGTTGCGAGGTTCTTTTAATGACCAACCGGACAGCTATTCAGTTACATTTTTTCAAACATATCCTTACCCACACCGCATTGGGGACATACCCAGTCGTCCGGGAGGTCTTCAAATGCTGTCCCCGGTTTAATCCTTGGGGTGTCCCCGACTTCGGGGTCATAGATATAACCACAAACAGTACAGCGATATTTTATCATATTTCACCTCGTTTTAATAACGTCCTAAAGTAAAAGTA of Candidatus Methanoperedens sp. contains these proteins:
- the purM gene encoding phosphoribosylformylglycinamidine cyclo-ligase; the encoded protein is MALTYAKAGVDIEKENRAIASLAKQLVYKRRGFGAPLTDVGHYAGLIDFGEYALALTTDGVGSKVLIANEMRRWNTVGIDCIAMNVNDLLAMGIEPLAFVDYIAISEPNEEIMRQIGEGLSKGAEISRMTIVGGETATLPDIIKGFDLAGTCLGMVKKDRIITGEHIEIGDAIIGLPSNGVHSNGYSLVRKIIKESGYSYQDLFPYNKDTTIGGELLIPTRIYMEILDAARKYDIHGLAHITGSGLMKLHRITKYGFDMADPLKPQPIFRFLKEEGGVDEVEMYKTFNMGMGFVVVLSKSQAREASKMLGGKIIGEIVEQGIFVDGMEIK
- a CDS encoding ferritin-like domain-containing protein, whose translation is MLIIMADELLDLLNKAIARELGVSIQYMWHHVMAMGMESPEIKDVFKEIAIVEMKHAEDIAERLFYLGGTPTTKPTPIKVGGSLKEMIEANLQAEIEAVAMYKEIIDKASEKEDTTTRLLFEEILTAEEEHKHTFSILLK
- the larE gene encoding ATP-dependent sacrificial sulfur transferase LarE, with amino-acid sequence MSNKIRLIVNALTERGSVLVAFSGGVDSAVLAALAYRALKNQAIAVTADSKTLAPGELECAKEVAKEIGLRHIVISYDELSEPEFAKNPVDRCYYCKKGLLRELKKLAALHGMNTIIEGTNISDLKNHRPGHRAVMEEEVYNPYVEFKVTKEEIRKMAHELGLSVADKPSMACLSSRFPYGQAITSEGLKRVGAAEDFLRRAGFKVVRVRDHSGIARIEIMPDEMPRFLEMREAVVSEFKRLGFSYITLDLIGFRSGSMDEVLSKL
- a CDS encoding radical SAM protein; this encodes MKQERWGNIGSKFAHLTSVHPCYNEKAHFTTARIHLPVAPRCNIQCNYCIRKLDKCEHRPGVAGVILNPREALVRVDKYIKEMPNLRVVGIAGPGESLANEETFETLRLVHEKYPELIKCVASNGLLLSEKVEQLVEVGVTSVTVTINAVDPEVGAKIYSFVRYHDTTYKGVEGAKLLIENQFLGVKKASEAGLNVKVNTVLIPEVNFEQVKEIAKRAAESGAMLMNIIPLIPLHMFEHARAPECDELTIARTLAEEFLPQFRLCRQCRADAIGVPGFEPCGSPVQQRATGEYYHA
- a CDS encoding rubredoxin encodes the protein MIKYRCTVCGYIYDPEVGDTPRIKPGTAFEDLPDDWVCPQCGVGKDMFEKM